In a single window of the Synergistaceae bacterium genome:
- a CDS encoding serpin family protein, which yields MTEKFLRAVILVAVIFSFASSAFASQASEAVNNFAFNAAKIIAGDSGESFFFSPYSIISAFGMAYAGAEGDTALEIEQALGITQDVHASLGEMTRSLDGSGYISSANRIWLKEGLNLRTSYTDLLRLNYNSTVKELDMKKKTEESRREINNWVSEKTHDRINDLLQTLDPETRMVITNAVYFNAEWRDKFPKSATTTERFNTNGPNYKDVDMMKQRGDFRYYESGGVKAVILPYLGGRLSMVVILPPKGRPDVLKNFDAGKFSEWLEKMEVYDVDLWLPKFRAEEKYELRGIFEALGVRQAFTDDANFSGITADEPLKADGVIHQTFIDVDEERTEAAAATAIPMMVGSAMPEARPFAEFHADHPFIYFITDNATGAILFMGYQSFM from the coding sequence ATGACAGAAAAATTTTTGAGGGCAGTTATTCTTGTCGCGGTAATATTCTCGTTCGCGTCATCGGCTTTCGCGTCCCAAGCGTCGGAGGCGGTCAACAACTTCGCATTCAATGCCGCAAAAATCATCGCGGGTGATTCGGGGGAGAGCTTCTTTTTCTCGCCCTACAGCATAATTTCAGCTTTCGGGATGGCTTATGCCGGGGCTGAGGGCGACACGGCGCTGGAAATTGAGCAGGCTCTCGGAATAACGCAGGACGTTCACGCCTCACTCGGAGAAATGACACGGAGTCTTGACGGGAGCGGCTATATTTCATCGGCCAATAGAATATGGCTGAAGGAGGGACTCAATCTCCGCACAAGCTACACGGATTTATTGAGGCTGAATTACAACAGCACGGTGAAAGAGCTTGACATGAAGAAAAAAACGGAGGAGTCCCGGCGCGAGATAAATAACTGGGTGAGCGAAAAGACCCATGACAGAATCAATGACCTTCTGCAGACGCTTGACCCTGAGACGCGCATGGTAATCACGAATGCGGTATACTTCAATGCGGAATGGCGCGACAAATTTCCCAAGTCAGCAACAACAACAGAGAGATTCAACACGAACGGCCCGAACTACAAGGATGTTGACATGATGAAACAGCGCGGTGATTTTCGCTACTATGAGTCCGGCGGAGTGAAGGCTGTAATTCTGCCCTATCTCGGCGGTAGGCTGTCGATGGTAGTGATACTGCCCCCGAAAGGCCGTCCCGATGTGCTGAAAAATTTTGACGCTGGGAAATTTTCGGAGTGGCTCGAAAAAATGGAGGTCTACGATGTTGATTTGTGGCTGCCGAAATTCCGGGCTGAGGAGAAATACGAGCTGAGGGGAATATTTGAGGCACTCGGAGTCAGGCAGGCATTCACGGATGACGCGAATTTTTCGGGGATTACTGCTGATGAGCCATTGAAGGCGGACGGTGTAATTCATCAGACGTTTATTGACGTTGACGAGGAAAGGACAGAGGCGGCGGCGGCTACGGCGATTCCGATGATGGTCGGTTCAGCTATGCCGGAAGCGAGGCCGTTTGCGGAGTTCCACGCGGATCACCCGTTCATATACTTCATCACGGACAATGCAACCGGGGCGATATTGTTCATGGGCTACCAGTCATTTATGTAG
- a CDS encoding tyrosine-protein phosphatase encodes MKQFMLGLLIIALSVSIAGLSLAEESQSIGLHGVGNARELGGYSVSGGRTVKHGVFLRTAALHGATSADISRLQDDYHLSVVADLRLTLERNAAQDPEIPGAKNIHLPIFDEKAMMEIQQKYIEEHGVKINLSDKIETLKLAVNSGILTDHLYIDLLSGSQGKESYGRMFREILALPEGKSFLFHCTQGKDRTGIAAMLILSALGADEDTIMADYMLTNAFNAKLIAAEREMLTARGISGDDLDRFMKAMDEVDPQYMINALNWLKENYSSVTGYITKELGVTEEQLDTLRARFLE; translated from the coding sequence ATGAAGCAATTTATGTTAGGACTGCTAATCATCGCGCTGTCTGTCAGCATAGCAGGCTTATCACTCGCGGAGGAGTCTCAGAGCATCGGCCTTCATGGAGTCGGGAACGCCCGGGAGCTTGGCGGGTATTCAGTCTCAGGAGGCAGGACGGTCAAGCACGGAGTCTTTCTCCGCACAGCGGCTTTGCACGGGGCAACAAGCGCGGACATCAGCAGGCTTCAGGACGATTATCACCTTTCTGTTGTCGCAGATCTCCGGCTGACACTCGAAAGGAACGCCGCCCAGGATCCCGAAATTCCCGGCGCGAAAAATATTCATCTGCCAATCTTTGACGAGAAAGCCATGATGGAAATACAGCAGAAATATATCGAGGAGCATGGCGTGAAAATCAACCTGTCCGACAAAATAGAGACACTGAAACTCGCTGTCAATTCGGGAATCCTGACAGATCATTTATACATTGACCTTCTTTCAGGCTCTCAGGGAAAAGAAAGCTACGGCAGAATGTTCCGGGAAATTCTAGCCCTCCCGGAAGGAAAATCATTCCTCTTCCACTGCACCCAGGGCAAAGACAGAACCGGGATTGCGGCTATGCTGATTCTTTCGGCTCTCGGTGCTGACGAGGATACAATCATGGCCGATTACATGCTGACTAACGCATTCAACGCAAAACTGATTGCGGCTGAACGGGAAATGCTCACAGCCCGTGGCATAAGCGGAGATGATCTCGACAGATTCATGAAGGCTATGGACGAGGTTGACCCGCAGTATATGATTAACGCGCTGAACTGGCTGAAGGAAAATTATTCCTCCGTAACAGGCTACATCACAAAGGAACTCGGAGTAACTGAAGAACAGCTTGACACTCTGAGAGCAAGATTTCTCGAATAA
- a CDS encoding type II secretion system protein yields MKRGSKRKGFTLVELLIVIVVIGILSAMMMISSTEAVSSAKAATIIGNMRAIKTAALAYYVDNVGNASSDVSIPMSAISKYLSGGAQTEIANSGCKYTVDGNTITCTVGGETNEKNRVMTKLGARATALGMTVSSTAGTITMLIFDKGAN; encoded by the coding sequence ATGAAACGTGGTTCAAAACGTAAGGGCTTCACCCTTGTGGAACTGCTGATCGTCATCGTGGTAATTGGCATTCTCTCAGCTATGATGATGATCTCCAGCACTGAGGCTGTATCATCGGCGAAGGCGGCTACTATCATCGGCAACATGAGAGCCATCAAGACCGCGGCACTGGCGTACTATGTCGATAATGTAGGGAATGCATCTAGTGATGTGTCAATACCGATGAGTGCTATCTCAAAATATCTGAGCGGCGGTGCTCAAACAGAGATAGCAAACTCGGGTTGCAAATATACGGTTGATGGTAATACGATCACCTGCACGGTAGGCGGCGAGACGAATGAGAAGAATAGGGTTATGACTAAACTCGGTGCTCGCGCTACAGCTCTCGGCATGACTGTGAGTTCAACTGCTGGTACAATCACAATGCTCATCTTCGACAAGGGTGCTAACTAG
- a CDS encoding phosphotransferase: MSATKTLYLEGRIDSNNAAETEKSLLTSAEESPGAEIIIDAEKLTYISSAGLRVLMKLRKLSPTPLKILNASNDVYNIMEVTGFTELFDVRKKLREISVDGCEFIGSGGYGKVYRLDAETIAKIYNPGLTLEFVERERNISQKAFLMGVPTAISYDAVKCGDSFGVVYEMLDAETVAQIISRDPARIPELCRKSAELLKRLHQIVPGKDSGLPSRKQEALAWLDSVSGSLTDEEAGKIRAFIDSIPDRNTFLHGDFNSKNIMVRDGEFQLIDIGDAAIGHPVFDVVGLMLAYIILPKTQVGRFTPEQRRGLLGFDFDYAPEVWRTMCGTYFGLSSQAEIDAQTQILMPCCNFMMSWHGFRLLGNDPEMIGSLIKSVKERLIPAIENAAPLNF; this comes from the coding sequence ATGTCAGCAACAAAAACGTTATATCTTGAAGGCCGAATTGACTCCAACAACGCCGCCGAAACAGAAAAATCCCTCCTCACGTCAGCAGAAGAATCCCCCGGCGCAGAAATCATCATTGACGCGGAAAAACTCACCTACATTTCCTCAGCCGGACTCCGAGTCCTAATGAAGCTCCGTAAACTCTCGCCGACTCCCCTGAAGATTCTTAACGCCTCGAATGATGTCTACAACATTATGGAGGTTACCGGGTTCACAGAGCTGTTTGATGTCCGCAAGAAGCTCCGGGAAATTTCGGTTGACGGCTGCGAGTTCATAGGCTCAGGCGGTTACGGGAAAGTTTACAGGCTCGACGCTGAGACTATCGCCAAAATCTACAACCCCGGACTCACACTCGAATTTGTCGAACGCGAGCGCAATATCTCACAGAAAGCCTTTCTCATGGGAGTCCCGACAGCAATATCATATGACGCTGTGAAATGCGGGGACTCTTTCGGCGTTGTCTATGAAATGCTTGACGCTGAGACAGTCGCGCAGATCATCAGCAGAGACCCGGCGAGAATCCCGGAATTGTGCCGGAAGAGCGCGGAACTCCTCAAGAGGCTTCACCAGATTGTCCCGGGCAAAGACTCAGGACTCCCAAGCCGAAAGCAGGAAGCATTAGCATGGCTCGACTCCGTGTCAGGCTCGCTGACAGACGAGGAAGCCGGAAAGATTCGGGCGTTCATTGACAGCATTCCCGACAGAAATACATTCCTTCACGGCGACTTCAACTCGAAAAATATCATGGTGAGGGACGGAGAATTTCAGCTAATCGACATAGGGGACGCGGCTATAGGCCACCCGGTTTTTGACGTTGTAGGACTCATGCTGGCGTATATTATCCTTCCCAAGACACAGGTAGGAAGGTTTACCCCCGAACAGCGGCGCGGGCTTCTGGGATTCGATTTCGATTACGCCCCGGAAGTATGGCGGACAATGTGCGGTACATATTTTGGGCTTTCCTCACAGGCAGAAATTGACGCTCAGACACAGATTCTCATGCCCTGCTGCAACTTCATGATGTCATGGCACGGCTTCCGGCTTCTCGGAAATGACCCGGAAATGATCGGCTCTCTCATAAAATCCGTCAAAGAACGCCTAATCCCCGCAATCGAAAACGCAGCACCCCTCAATTTCTGA
- a CDS encoding prepilin-type N-terminal cleavage/methylation domain-containing protein encodes MKRGGFTIVELMIVIVIIGILSAIMIVAGIDVIASSRAAVIEDNMRVIKTAATAYCVHCQEENEEISLTLENVLPYIGGGVTSSRLNTSGCTYSIEHDDDNRKYYVKCSLGGASAEKVREKLKARAKSLGLLKGIQDSSEYDGGGDVYMSVI; translated from the coding sequence ATGAAACGCGGAGGCTTTACGATTGTTGAGTTGATGATTGTAATTGTTATAATCGGCATCCTCTCGGCCATTATGATTGTCGCGGGAATTGATGTTATTGCGTCATCTAGGGCCGCTGTAATCGAGGACAACATGAGGGTCATAAAGACGGCGGCAACTGCTTATTGTGTCCATTGCCAAGAAGAGAACGAGGAAATTTCTCTGACTCTGGAAAATGTCCTGCCCTATATAGGCGGAGGGGTTACAAGTTCGCGGCTTAACACATCAGGCTGTACATACAGCATTGAACACGATGATGACAACAGAAAGTATTACGTCAAATGCTCGCTGGGAGGTGCTTCGGCGGAGAAAGTCAGGGAAAAGCTCAAAGCCCGCGCAAAATCTCTCGGCCTCCTCAAAGGCATTCAGGACTCCTCAGAATATGACGGCGGCGGGGATGTCTACATGTCCGTAATCTAA